The following are encoded in a window of Corynebacterium marinum DSM 44953 genomic DNA:
- a CDS encoding choice-of-anchor I family protein, translating into MSFRRSAVALCAAVATGLNIAPAHAALAAEPITHSAPDAALSVNPIGSHESGIFDASAAEIVTYHPASQRVLTVNALSGSVDILDISDPTAPQLIGSVHAGEDTTINSVAVRADGLAVATVEPGVKTDPGSVIFFDAAGDGTVLDSLPVGSLPDMVTVTEDGAYAVVANEGEPAEDYSVDPEGSVSVITLPADVAAATEVRSAGFEAYNAPGALPEGIRIFGQFGDSTTVAQNLEPEYVTTSGGKAYVSLQENNAIAVVDIATATVEDIFPLGTVDLREVPMDISDKDDTVNIANWPINSFRMPDAIESYVVGGTTYIVTTNEGDARDWDAYSEEARVKDLGKEGLAPICEDAVDDMAEFQADENAGRLKITTADGLNADGTCYEEIYSYGGRGFSIFDQFGDLVFNSDDVFEQILAEAVPEYFNSNHSESTFEGRSDDKGPEPEGVALGEIGDRTYAFIGLERIGGVMVYDVTDPSAAEFVTYVNNRDFSVSMEDEADQAAALPAAGDLGPEGLTFIPAADSPNEKNLLVVGNEVSGTTTIFQIDEVLAQPGLSSLSSR; encoded by the coding sequence GTGTCTTTCCGTCGTTCCGCCGTCGCCCTGTGCGCGGCTGTCGCCACCGGCCTCAACATCGCCCCGGCCCACGCCGCCCTGGCCGCCGAACCGATCACTCACTCCGCACCGGATGCCGCTCTCTCGGTCAACCCGATCGGCTCCCACGAGTCCGGCATCTTCGACGCCTCGGCCGCCGAGATCGTCACCTACCATCCGGCATCGCAGCGGGTCCTCACCGTCAACGCCCTCTCCGGCAGCGTCGACATTCTGGATATCTCCGATCCGACGGCTCCGCAGCTGATCGGCTCCGTCCATGCAGGAGAGGACACGACCATCAACTCGGTGGCCGTCCGCGCCGACGGCCTGGCCGTCGCCACCGTCGAACCGGGCGTCAAGACCGATCCGGGCTCCGTCATCTTCTTCGATGCCGCCGGCGACGGCACCGTCCTCGACTCCTTGCCGGTCGGATCCCTTCCGGACATGGTGACCGTCACCGAGGACGGCGCCTACGCGGTCGTGGCCAACGAAGGCGAGCCCGCCGAGGACTACTCCGTCGACCCGGAGGGCTCTGTCTCCGTGATCACCCTGCCGGCGGACGTCGCCGCCGCCACCGAGGTCCGCTCCGCCGGCTTCGAGGCCTACAACGCTCCCGGTGCCCTGCCCGAGGGCATCCGCATCTTCGGCCAGTTCGGCGACTCCACCACTGTGGCGCAGAACCTGGAGCCCGAGTACGTCACCACCTCCGGAGGCAAGGCCTACGTCTCCCTGCAGGAGAACAACGCCATCGCCGTCGTCGACATCGCGACCGCGACCGTGGAAGACATCTTCCCGCTGGGCACCGTCGACCTGAGGGAGGTCCCGATGGACATCTCCGACAAGGACGACACCGTCAACATCGCCAACTGGCCCATCAACTCCTTCCGCATGCCCGACGCGATCGAGTCCTACGTGGTCGGCGGCACCACCTACATCGTCACCACCAACGAAGGCGACGCCCGCGACTGGGACGCCTACTCCGAGGAGGCCCGTGTCAAGGATCTGGGCAAGGAGGGCCTGGCCCCGATCTGCGAGGACGCCGTCGACGACATGGCCGAGTTCCAGGCGGACGAGAACGCCGGACGCCTGAAAATCACCACCGCTGACGGCCTGAACGCCGACGGGACCTGCTACGAGGAGATCTACTCCTACGGCGGCCGCGGCTTCTCCATCTTCGACCAGTTCGGCGACCTCGTGTTCAACTCCGACGACGTCTTCGAGCAGATCCTCGCCGAGGCTGTCCCGGAATACTTCAACTCCAACCACAGCGAGTCCACCTTCGAGGGCCGCTCCGACGACAAGGGCCCGGAGCCGGAGGGCGTGGCCCTCGGCGAGATCGGTGACCGTACCTACGCTTTCATCGGCCTCGAGCGCATCGGCGGCGTCATGGTCTACGACGTGACCGACCCGTCCGCCGCCGAGTTCGTCACCTACGTCAACAACCGCGACTTCTCCGTCTCCATGGAGGACGAGGCGGATCAGGCGGCCGCGCTGCCCGCCGCGGGCGACCTGGGCCCGGAGGGCCTGACCTTCATCCCGGCCGCCGACTCCCCCAACGAGAAGAACCTGCTCGTCGTGGGCAACGAGGTCTCCGGCACCACCACGATCTTCCAGATCGACGAGGTCCTCGCGCAGCCGGGCCTGTCGTCTCTGTCCTCCCGGTAA